A stretch of DNA from Scleropages formosus chromosome 13, fSclFor1.1, whole genome shotgun sequence:
attttctaaacactgtaaactgaaatacataacatacaaaatgtaacaaaataaaataccctATACCTCAAAAAGttataaactgaattaataaatgaacaaattctacatttatttgtaatttacagCACAGGGAAaagttaaataattattaaatagaaAGAAAATCAATTCATTTCCAAATGGAGGTGTTAGAAAGACACAGAACGGTGAACGCACACTGGAAAGAGGCTATAGCGCAGGGTGAGCTCATTCATAGGCTTATGTTTGCTACTAAAACTggattcaaaattcaaaaaaaagtttttccaaTGTCATCGGAAAAAACCGTGAAGCAAGAAAGtaaacaagcaagcaagcaaataactatatttgtgtgaaaatatgtatttatatattaaaatatgcatatattttaaatacatgccctttatttattttccttgaaACAAACCCTGGAAAGTCAAAGTGCATTAAAAGACATGCAAAGAATATGAAAGGCTGAGTGCACTCAGAAAAGGAGGTTTCACGTACCTTGGAGCCTGGGGGAGCAGTCAGCCCTAAAAAGGCATACACAGCATTGTCTTCTCTGGCATCAAAAAAGGCTTCATAATTCTGTGGGAACAATGAATGAGAAAACTGTGCAAGCTGAGCATTTTCTTTCCATAGTAACCTTTAGTGCATGCAAAGTCCTTTTGAAACGTGCTTTCTTGTACACTGTATGTTGATCAAAACATATGGAACTACCAGGCAGAAATGGAATACGGTATGTTTGAggcaaaattcagtttttgctTCTCACTGTGTGGAAGCCCCAACACACATCTACTTTGCACTTCACTGAATCTCCACAGAAATAGAAGCATAAATCAGATAAACATAAATCATAAATCTGAACCCATATACGGAcatcatatttcatttctgGCCATGTAATTGTATTATTAGCATACAATAGGTGGAAATTCTGCATCAGCACTCTTACTCTAAGAAATCTGATACTGTACTTACACCCCAGAGGCCACGTACAGATATAGCAAGTgtagcccaaaaaaaaaaaaaaaaaaaaaaaaaaaaaaaaaaactgggttaGGATGGGACAGAGTATGTGTAGGGTTAGAGCTCCACCCAGGTTACTGATTTGACTCTGCATTATGGGCATGTTCCAAGCAGGACCATAAACATTGTGAAAACATGTAACCCATCTGTGAATGGGCCTGTGAAGTTACTGCAGAGAACTGATAATTTATGATAAAACAAGTGATTATGCAGATTAATATTGGGCTGAAACCAACCAAGTTGGACCAGACCACCTCAGCGTGAGTTCTGTCCTCATGTGTCCAAGCTCTAGGGTATTCTTAAACTAGCACAGTGTGCATGTGAGTAGTATTTAAAacactgcttttcatttaaatgaactgCTCAGGATGCCTGCCAGTGACGCACCCCACAATATCTCTCCTCATTGAAGATCTGGGGCGGCAGCGGATTCCCAGTGGCAGGACGATGGTCTTCCGGAATGTTTTCCCTCATCCACTTCCGGTTCTCCTCGTTGGCTGCAATGTCACACTCCTCAAACTCAATTTTGTTGGCCGCGAGGAAGCCCATGACGTCTTGCTGCTGCTTCTTGATCTGTATGCGAGTGGAAAAGTGGGAGACATCAGTGTTGGTTAACCACCAAAAATAACATGGATGTGATGTGGACATGCCAGCAAGGAAACCTTCCAGGTGAGCTGCTGTCTCATGACTTGCgttaaacactgtaaacaggCTTAGTAACCAAGGGATTTGGACTAAATACACTAGGTTCTCGGCTTACAAACACAACCGGGACCAGAAGTCTATCTGCAGCTACACACATTTGAAAAACTTACAGCtataacaaattttaaaaaaaatctgtcacacacatacatccattatcaataattgcttgCTTGATGTAgtgtctggagtctatcctggaagcatgcgGCACAAGACAGTACAACCGCCAAACGTGGCACCACTGCACCAAAATCTAACACTTGTATTACT
This window harbors:
- the sh3bgrl gene encoding SH3 domain-binding glutamic acid-rich-like protein codes for the protein MVIKVYIASSSGSTSIKKQQQDVMGFLAANKIEFEECDIAANEENRKWMRENIPEDHRPATGNPLPPQIFNEERYCGNYEAFFDAREDNAVYAFLGLTAPPGSKEAEAKKEQQ